The Spirochaetota bacterium genome includes a window with the following:
- a CDS encoding SGNH/GDSL hydrolase family protein: protein MADTALDWHDIRGSVEGKGYTDTERYYDRLPARAKGVVPDVVWGLSRTATGMCAMFTTDAPEIHARWELLNDQIGEPNFPVAGFSGLDLYADDNGTWKWAAAGHQVKDKHPECCLVNGLAEGLRSYRVYLPLRNPVESVVIGVPKGAHFSFVAPRSVRPVVFYGTSIVHGAYSSHPGIVHPSIIGRRIDRPVINLGFSGNAKMEESLAHLVAEIDASVYVIDALPNMDMTLVRERAEKFIRILCGKRPKTPVLLVEDRPYTNYWIRPNVKRSIEEKWAEFRRIYELLKHEGVGQLSYIEGRYLFGDDAEASIDTSHPSDLGFMRMADVLTPVIRSLL, encoded by the coding sequence ATGGCTGATACAGCGCTTGATTGGCATGATATTCGCGGCTCTGTCGAAGGGAAAGGGTACACCGATACGGAGCGTTATTACGACCGTCTCCCCGCACGGGCGAAGGGCGTAGTCCCCGATGTCGTCTGGGGATTAAGCCGCACGGCCACCGGTATGTGCGCGATGTTCACTACCGATGCGCCGGAGATACATGCCCGATGGGAGCTTTTGAACGATCAGATAGGCGAACCGAATTTCCCCGTCGCGGGTTTCAGCGGCCTTGACCTCTATGCCGATGATAATGGCACATGGAAGTGGGCGGCAGCGGGGCATCAGGTCAAGGATAAGCATCCGGAGTGCTGTCTGGTGAACGGCTTGGCGGAAGGCTTGCGATCGTATCGCGTGTATCTCCCGCTTCGGAACCCCGTCGAGAGCGTTGTGATAGGCGTTCCGAAAGGCGCGCACTTTTCTTTCGTCGCACCGCGAAGCGTTCGACCCGTCGTGTTCTACGGTACATCCATTGTGCATGGCGCGTATTCATCGCATCCGGGTATTGTGCATCCGTCCATCATCGGAAGGCGTATCGATCGTCCGGTCATCAATCTCGGTTTTTCCGGGAATGCGAAGATGGAAGAGTCGCTCGCACACCTCGTCGCGGAGATCGATGCGTCCGTGTATGTCATCGATGCGCTGCCGAACATGGATATGACGCTTGTCAGGGAGCGTGCGGAGAAATTCATACGGATACTCTGCGGCAAGCGGCCGAAGACGCCGGTGCTGCTCGTCGAGGACAGGCCGTACACGAATTACTGGATACGCCCGAACGTGAAGCGCTCCATCGAGGAAAAGTGGGCGGAATTCCGGCGCATCTATGAGCTCCTGAAGCACGAAGGCGTCGGGCAGCTTTCGTATATCGAAGGACGATACCTTTTCGGCGATGACGCCGAGGCCTCGATAGACACATCGCATCCGAGCGATCTGGGCTTCATGCGCATGGCCGATGTGCTTACGCCCGTCATCCGTTCGCTCCTGTGA
- the selD gene encoding selenide, water dikinase SelD, whose product MIRLSQTVSCAGCAAKLPPSLLREALKNMPVFDDPNVIVGTNTLDDAGVYRIGDVFLVQTTDFFPPIIDDPVRFGEVAACNALSDVYAMGGKPLTALNILGFPSTLSPDILGAILAGAANKVREAGGATVGGHSIRSPELFFGLAVTGTVDGTHILTNTAAHDGDALVLTKMLGTGIMTTARKNDTISDDDLTEAITSMTTLNARAAELAIAHNAHAATDVTGFSLLGHAMQFAQASKVDITFDVGAIPLLANVHALAAAGVKTGAAARNLEYVKNAVAFGESIDAATRDILVDPQTSGGLLIAMKRKDAEAFVRDYGTPAAIIGTVRSGAGIIYVR is encoded by the coding sequence ATGATACGACTGTCACAAACGGTTTCCTGCGCGGGCTGTGCGGCAAAACTCCCGCCGTCGCTCCTTCGGGAGGCGCTCAAGAACATGCCGGTGTTCGATGACCCCAACGTCATCGTCGGTACGAACACGCTCGATGATGCGGGCGTCTACCGCATCGGTGATGTTTTTCTCGTACAGACGACCGATTTTTTCCCGCCGATAATCGATGATCCGGTGCGCTTCGGCGAGGTTGCTGCGTGCAATGCATTGAGCGATGTCTACGCCATGGGCGGAAAACCGCTTACCGCGCTCAATATACTCGGCTTTCCCTCGACACTCTCGCCGGACATCCTCGGTGCCATACTCGCCGGCGCTGCGAACAAGGTCCGCGAAGCGGGCGGTGCCACCGTCGGCGGTCATTCGATACGGAGCCCGGAATTATTCTTCGGCCTTGCGGTCACCGGCACGGTGGACGGTACGCATATCCTGACGAATACAGCGGCCCATGACGGCGACGCGCTCGTGCTGACAAAAATGCTCGGCACCGGGATAATGACGACAGCCCGTAAGAACGATACAATATCCGATGACGATCTTACCGAAGCGATAACGAGCATGACGACGCTCAATGCCCGTGCCGCAGAACTTGCCATCGCTCATAATGCCCATGCCGCCACCGATGTGACCGGTTTTTCGCTTCTCGGCCATGCCATGCAGTTCGCGCAGGCGAGCAAGGTGGATATCACGTTCGATGTCGGTGCCATACCGCTTCTCGCCAACGTACACGCTCTCGCGGCCGCCGGTGTAAAGACAGGCGCTGCGGCGCGCAATCTCGAATACGTGAAGAACGCCGTTGCATTCGGCGAAAGCATCGATGCGGCGACGAGGGATATCCTTGTCGATCCGCAGACGTCCGGCGGACTCCTTATCGCCATGAAGCGCAAGGATGCCGAGGCGTTCGTCCGTGACTACGGGACTCCGGCGGCTATTATCGGAACGGTGAGGAGCGGGGCCGGTATCATCTATGTTCGATGA
- a CDS encoding bacteriohemerythrin, with translation MPERPSWKPEYSVRVEELDAQHKHLFSLIGKLFDAMAGANVRDISRNILSSLNDYAITHFSTEERLLLRFKYDDFSEQKREHDAFFDTIRDYEKNGSDTFEKDMLEFLNDWLSEHILKVDKKYATFLNNHGVK, from the coding sequence ATGCCAGAGCGCCCGTCATGGAAACCCGAGTATAGCGTACGCGTCGAGGAACTTGATGCTCAGCACAAGCATCTCTTCTCGCTCATCGGCAAACTTTTCGATGCGATGGCCGGCGCGAACGTGCGCGATATTTCACGGAATATCCTGTCATCGCTTAACGATTACGCTATCACCCATTTCTCCACCGAGGAGCGGCTCCTCCTGCGTTTCAAGTACGACGATTTCAGCGAACAGAAGCGCGAGCACGACGCATTTTTCGACACGATACGTGATTACGAAAAGAACGGGAGCGATACATTCGAAAAGGACATGCTCGAATTCCTCAACGACTGGCTGTCGGAGCACATACTGAAGGTCGATAAGAAATATGCGACATTCCTCAACAATCATGGCGTGAAGTGA
- a CDS encoding L-rhamnose isomerase, producing the protein MKIGKDEVQNSFDAAKTIFAANNIDVDAALKKMAARSISLHCWQGDDVSGFSAGVLDGGIQTTGNYPGRARNWDELKADIEKVLSFLPGKHRVNVHAIYANAGKADRDALTADHFRPWIDWAKQKGVKLDFNGSFFSHPKAGGRTLSSPDRSIRDFWVKHGIACRDIGAAMGKELGGAAVVNLWIPDGMKDTPADRYAPRKILRDALDEVFAKKIDAQYMKDAVECKLFGIGSESYVVGSHEFYMAYGLSKGIMLCLDMGHFHPTETVADKISSILTFMPEVLLHVSRGIRWDSDHVVTLSDDVRALCEEIERGNAWGRVNFALDYFDASINRVAAWTIGARAALKAMLISMLEPTTAMQKAEVSGDYAERLAIMEAAKTLPVGAVWDMYCLNAGVPLEHEWYASVKEYEGAVLSKRK; encoded by the coding sequence ATGAAGATAGGCAAAGACGAAGTTCAAAATTCATTCGATGCGGCGAAAACGATATTCGCGGCGAACAACATCGATGTCGATGCTGCACTGAAAAAGATGGCGGCGCGGAGCATATCGCTTCACTGCTGGCAGGGCGATGACGTTTCCGGTTTTTCAGCGGGCGTGCTTGACGGCGGCATACAGACTACCGGCAACTATCCCGGCCGCGCGCGCAATTGGGATGAGCTTAAGGCCGATATCGAGAAGGTGCTTTCATTCCTTCCCGGCAAACATCGGGTGAACGTACATGCTATCTATGCGAACGCCGGCAAGGCTGACCGCGATGCGCTTACTGCCGATCATTTCCGCCCGTGGATAGACTGGGCGAAGCAGAAGGGCGTCAAGCTCGATTTCAACGGATCGTTCTTCTCGCATCCGAAAGCGGGCGGACGCACGCTCTCGAGTCCCGACAGGTCGATACGCGATTTCTGGGTGAAGCACGGGATCGCATGCCGCGATATCGGCGCGGCTATGGGTAAAGAACTCGGGGGAGCGGCCGTCGTCAATCTCTGGATACCCGACGGCATGAAGGATACCCCTGCTGACCGCTATGCGCCGAGGAAGATACTGCGGGACGCGCTTGATGAAGTGTTCGCAAAAAAGATCGATGCGCAGTACATGAAGGACGCTGTTGAGTGCAAGCTCTTCGGCATCGGCAGTGAATCCTATGTCGTCGGCTCGCATGAATTCTACATGGCATACGGGCTTTCGAAAGGCATCATGCTCTGTCTTGATATGGGGCATTTCCATCCGACGGAGACCGTTGCCGACAAGATTTCATCGATACTCACGTTCATGCCGGAAGTGCTCCTGCACGTGAGCCGCGGCATACGCTGGGACAGCGACCATGTCGTGACATTAAGCGACGATGTGCGTGCGCTCTGCGAGGAAATAGAACGTGGGAACGCCTGGGGCCGCGTGAATTTCGCCCTCGACTATTTTGACGCATCGATCAACCGTGTGGCGGCATGGACCATCGGCGCGCGGGCTGCGCTTAAGGCAATGCTCATCAGCATGCTTGAGCCGACAACGGCCATGCAGAAGGCGGAAGTATCGGGCGATTATGCCGAGCGCCTTGCGATAATGGAGGCGGCGAAAACGCTCCCGGTCGGTGCGGTGTGGGATATGTATTGTCTTAACGCCGGTGTGCCGCTTGAGCATGAATGGTATGCGTCGGTGAAGGAATATGAAGGCGCGGTGCTTTCAAAACGGAAATGA